In Thermospira aquatica, the following proteins share a genomic window:
- the feoB gene encoding ferrous iron transport protein B, with protein sequence MTQTLDKLEAGKRFRVKQILGEGKGLHRIRELGFSTIQEGVVVRNARGPILVSIQDRQIAIGRGIAARIEVEVLRDILYNELALIGQPNCGKTLLFNRLTGSSQHVGNWPGVTVEKKEGKTIIGGLPLSVIDLPGIYSFSSLSEEEEVAKSFVLSAKQTLFLNILDATHLEANLYLTVQLALMRVPMIVVVNMMDEAEKEGLSLDLSRLSELLGVPVIGISALKGEDIARLKQLIAEVLDQKIEISLRLSQNEVTKTLEKIAEIFAANGIEPSFWAAYAYLETNNLPKEIEDLSGLPPLRESFVQKVKKDMPTVMTEWILSLCMGIAREVVKHRILSLQTKKRITNALDAIFLNPIVGPILFFLFMGSIFWITFQLGDILSGYLESFFGFLAEKAQTIPIPWLASFISDGLIGGVGNVVALFPYIVIIFLLLSFLEDSGYMARGTFLVDRFMHKIGLHGKSFVPLVLGFGCSVPAIMSTRMLDNRSDKIKTMLMVPFFSCSARMPVFTLFAAAFFGKNGWMMLLALYVLGVFVAIFTAWWLSKSLIKEHSEGLIMELPVYRMPSPLNLWNNTWNRSKEYLIRAGSILLFFSIVLWLLSILPWGVEPGSSDSLIGRIGHGISWIFSPLGFDWQMTVALVNGFFAKEIVISTLGVLYGSGESLAAVLPQHMSLPTMLAYMVFILLYIPCAATVATLRVESRSWKWTLFAIVYGLLVAWGLAFVIKIVSTLILG encoded by the coding sequence ATGACACAGACCCTCGATAAACTCGAAGCCGGCAAACGCTTCAGGGTAAAACAGATTCTGGGAGAAGGCAAAGGTCTTCACAGGATCAGAGAGTTGGGATTTTCCACCATTCAGGAAGGAGTGGTGGTAAGAAACGCCCGAGGCCCTATCCTTGTTTCCATCCAGGATCGCCAAATCGCTATAGGACGCGGAATAGCTGCAAGAATAGAGGTAGAGGTTCTTCGTGATATTCTCTACAATGAACTTGCCCTCATCGGCCAACCAAATTGTGGAAAAACCCTTCTTTTTAACCGCCTCACAGGATCCTCACAACATGTTGGAAACTGGCCAGGCGTCACCGTCGAAAAAAAAGAAGGAAAAACCATCATTGGTGGACTTCCTCTATCGGTCATAGATCTGCCGGGAATCTATAGCTTTTCAAGTCTCAGCGAAGAAGAAGAAGTAGCCAAATCGTTTGTTCTCAGTGCCAAGCAGACACTTTTTCTCAATATCCTGGATGCTACTCACCTTGAGGCCAATCTCTATCTTACCGTTCAGTTAGCCCTGATGCGCGTCCCGATGATTGTTGTTGTGAACATGATGGATGAAGCAGAAAAAGAAGGGCTTTCTCTTGACCTTTCAAGGCTTTCAGAGCTTCTAGGTGTCCCCGTGATAGGAATTTCAGCCTTGAAGGGTGAGGATATTGCGAGGTTAAAACAACTTATTGCCGAAGTACTCGACCAAAAAATAGAAATATCTCTCCGCCTTTCCCAAAATGAAGTAACCAAAACTCTTGAAAAGATAGCCGAGATATTTGCTGCCAATGGGATAGAACCCTCTTTTTGGGCAGCGTATGCATACCTCGAGACCAACAATCTCCCCAAAGAAATCGAAGATCTTTCCGGGTTACCACCTCTGAGAGAATCTTTTGTCCAGAAAGTAAAAAAAGATATGCCCACCGTGATGACAGAATGGATCCTTTCCCTCTGTATGGGCATAGCCCGCGAAGTGGTAAAACACAGGATTCTCTCCCTGCAAACCAAAAAACGCATAACCAACGCCCTTGATGCAATTTTTTTAAATCCCATCGTGGGCCCCATTCTCTTTTTCCTTTTTATGGGAAGTATTTTCTGGATTACCTTTCAACTCGGGGATATCCTCTCAGGGTATCTCGAATCTTTCTTCGGTTTTCTGGCAGAAAAGGCTCAAACCATCCCCATTCCCTGGCTTGCCTCTTTTATTTCAGATGGTCTTATCGGCGGTGTGGGAAATGTGGTAGCCCTTTTCCCTTATATTGTCATCATCTTTCTCTTGCTCTCGTTTCTTGAAGACTCAGGCTATATGGCCCGAGGAACCTTTCTTGTAGACCGTTTCATGCACAAAATTGGCCTTCACGGAAAATCTTTTGTTCCCCTTGTTCTTGGTTTTGGATGTTCGGTTCCAGCGATAATGTCCACACGTATGCTTGACAACCGCTCAGACAAAATCAAAACCATGCTGATGGTGCCTTTTTTCAGTTGCTCTGCCCGAATGCCTGTGTTCACCCTTTTTGCGGCAGCCTTTTTTGGTAAAAACGGATGGATGATGCTTTTAGCGTTGTACGTTCTGGGAGTTTTCGTGGCAATTTTTACAGCCTGGTGGCTTAGTAAAAGCCTTATCAAAGAGCATTCTGAAGGGCTTATCATGGAACTTCCTGTGTATCGTATGCCTTCTCCTCTCAACCTCTGGAATAATACCTGGAATAGAAGTAAAGAGTACCTCATCCGGGCAGGAAGCATCCTCTTGTTTTTCTCGATTGTTTTGTGGCTTCTCTCCATTCTCCCCTGGGGGGTAGAACCCGGCAGTAGTGACTCATTGATTGGAAGAATAGGACACGGAATTTCGTGGATTTTTTCTCCCCTCGGGTTTGATTGGCAGATGACGGTAGCCCTTGTAAACGGTTTTTTTGCCAAGGAGATTGTGATTTCAACCCTGGGAGTCCTTTATGGGAGTGGAGAATCTCTGGCCGCAGTTCTCCCTCAACATATGAGCCTCCCCACCATGCTTGCCTACATGGTGTTTATCCTTCTCTATATCCCGTGTGCTGCAACAGTCGCAACCCTGAGAGTAGAAAGTCGATCATGGAAATGGACGCTTTTTGCTATTGTATATGGACTCTTGGTAGCATGGGGACTTGCCTTTGTTATAAAAATAGTGAGCACGCTAATTCTGGGATAA
- a CDS encoding magnesium transporter CorA family protein has product MVERYTLLNSQLSPSAEGHIFYYYNVDSEEKEYIKKTFDIDEHSLASALDADEVARFEFDTDQKENYTLIWKSPAPLMLGDVFSLNIMSLGFFVRGENLIIISQKKIPNIQGKLHLFLQTNHDAIFYFQYHIIKSFTEHLKIIKLMAREIQEKINTSLKNEYLLQMFHLSEVLIFYLEALNGNKSALTKFQNYLFVRAVPCDEDFLSDLLVETEQAAKQAEIYSEVFASLMDARASIVNNNMNVLIKNLTIINIIFLPLNLIASIGGMSEYTALTQGIPLYISYGLFCIAMIVIGWVTYKVLVHLEKKQTK; this is encoded by the coding sequence ATGGTGGAGCGTTACACTCTTCTCAATAGTCAACTCTCTCCCTCCGCTGAAGGGCATATTTTTTACTATTACAATGTTGATAGCGAAGAAAAAGAATACATCAAGAAGACTTTTGATATTGATGAGCACTCCCTGGCGTCAGCTCTGGATGCCGATGAGGTCGCTCGTTTTGAGTTTGATACGGATCAAAAAGAAAATTATACCCTCATCTGGAAATCTCCTGCACCTCTCATGCTGGGAGATGTGTTTTCTCTTAACATTATGTCTCTTGGTTTTTTTGTGAGGGGTGAGAATCTTATCATCATTTCACAAAAGAAGATTCCCAATATCCAGGGGAAACTTCATCTTTTTCTTCAGACCAATCATGATGCGATTTTTTATTTCCAGTACCATATTATAAAAAGTTTTACCGAACATCTGAAGATCATTAAGCTTATGGCCAGAGAGATCCAGGAAAAGATCAACACCTCTCTGAAAAACGAGTACCTTCTTCAGATGTTTCATTTGAGTGAGGTACTTATCTTTTACCTTGAGGCACTCAATGGAAACAAAAGCGCCCTCACAAAGTTTCAAAACTATCTCTTTGTAAGAGCAGTGCCATGTGATGAGGATTTTCTTTCCGACCTTTTGGTAGAAACCGAGCAGGCAGCCAAACAGGCTGAAATATACTCTGAGGTCTTTGCCAGCCTCATGGATGCCCGCGCCAGTATTGTCAATAACAATATGAATGTTCTTATTAAAAACTTGACGATTATTAATATTATTTTTCTTCCTTTGAATCTTATTGCAAGTATAGGGGGGATGTCAGAGTATACGGCACTTACCCAGGGTATTCCTCTCTATATTTCTTACGGTCTTTTTTGTATTGCGATGATTGTTATCGGATGGGTTACCTATAAGGTGCTTGTTCATCTGGAAAAGAAACAAACCAAATAA
- a CDS encoding HEAT repeat domain-containing protein, with product MRGKVFFLLWMVCIATHWGFLTRVSYNKLSPKLQYIVTELEQPRNRNNQIFLVDFIIQSNDPLKNEVLKDIVMYDVRSADIYGNSRLFSVETRIHALTNIQYTDRDGYMIWYLLKFDKSYEVRRWAARMVRFIKDDGFIRGISYLLNYDYYFDTFSYTDPKMQKTDEIVMEIVKSLGKGGSPKAVPILLQIVHIQNHLPQTIEAAWESLESIPFPNPAYPYFILSLKDTLKNKPEQVPASQKDQVDRVVHTLTEFITNNFERNLFSPEDLDMAKGERKDAEQKSKTYPGD from the coding sequence ATGAGAGGAAAAGTTTTTTTTCTTTTGTGGATGGTGTGTATTGCGACGCATTGGGGATTTCTCACAAGAGTTTCCTATAATAAGCTCTCTCCAAAGCTTCAATATATTGTTACGGAATTGGAACAGCCGAGGAACCGCAATAATCAGATTTTTCTGGTAGATTTTATCATTCAGAGTAACGATCCTCTGAAAAACGAAGTGCTCAAGGATATTGTGATGTACGATGTGCGAAGTGCTGATATCTATGGGAATTCCCGTTTGTTTTCGGTGGAAACCAGGATCCATGCTTTGACGAATATCCAGTACACTGATCGGGATGGGTACATGATCTGGTATCTTCTCAAGTTTGACAAAAGCTACGAGGTACGTCGCTGGGCGGCGAGAATGGTTCGATTTATCAAGGATGATGGTTTTATTAGGGGTATATCCTATCTTCTTAATTATGATTATTATTTTGATACTTTTTCCTATACAGATCCCAAAATGCAAAAGACCGATGAGATTGTGATGGAAATTGTCAAAAGTCTCGGAAAGGGGGGATCTCCTAAAGCGGTTCCTATTCTTCTCCAGATTGTCCATATTCAAAATCATCTTCCTCAAACTATCGAGGCAGCGTGGGAATCACTGGAGAGTATTCCCTTCCCCAATCCCGCGTATCCCTACTTTATCCTCTCTTTAAAAGATACCCTCAAGAATAAACCCGAACAGGTTCCTGCCTCACAAAAGGATCAGGTTGACAGGGTTGTTCATACTCTCACAGAGTTTATTACCAATAATTTTGAGAGGAATCTCTTTTCTCCTGAAGACCTCGATATGGCAAAAGGCGAACGCAAAGACGCTGAACAAAAGTCGAAGACTTATCCGGGGGATTAA
- a CDS encoding amino acid ABC transporter ATP-binding protein, producing MADRIRIENVSKWFGDFQALKNVSLSVKEGEVVMVIGPSGSGKSTLLRCVNRLETVDEGRIWIDQDEVTDPRVDIRKIREESGMVFQSFNLFPHLTALQNITLAPIHVLREKKASAEKRAYELLERVGLKDKAHSYPAQLSGGQQQRVAIARALAMKPKVMLFDEPTSALDPEMVGEVLLVIRDLAEDGMTMMIVTHEMGFAREVGDRVIFMDEGRIIEENVPDLLFDHPQQKRTQDFLSKVL from the coding sequence ATGGCAGATAGAATTCGTATCGAAAATGTTTCCAAGTGGTTTGGAGATTTTCAGGCCCTGAAAAATGTGAGCCTCTCGGTGAAAGAGGGCGAGGTAGTGATGGTGATTGGTCCATCAGGGAGTGGAAAGTCAACACTTCTTCGATGTGTGAACCGACTGGAAACCGTTGATGAAGGAAGGATCTGGATTGATCAGGATGAGGTAACCGATCCACGTGTAGATATTCGAAAGATTCGTGAAGAATCGGGGATGGTTTTTCAGTCGTTTAATCTCTTTCCTCACCTGACAGCTCTTCAGAATATTACCCTTGCCCCTATCCATGTCCTCAGAGAAAAAAAAGCATCGGCAGAGAAACGGGCTTATGAACTTTTAGAACGTGTAGGGCTAAAAGATAAGGCGCATAGTTATCCTGCACAACTTTCGGGGGGGCAGCAACAACGTGTTGCTATAGCCAGAGCGCTCGCCATGAAACCAAAAGTGATGCTTTTTGATGAACCTACCTCGGCACTGGATCCTGAAATGGTGGGAGAGGTGCTTCTCGTGATTCGGGATCTTGCAGAGGATGGGATGACCATGATGATTGTTACCCATGAGATGGGGTTTGCTCGAGAGGTTGGGGATAGAGTTATCTTTATGGACGAGGGACGAATTATCGAAGAAAATGTTCCGGATCTTCTCTTTGATCATCCCCAGCAGAAACGCACCCAGGACTTCTTAAGCAAGGTACTTTAG
- a CDS encoding amino acid ABC transporter permease produces MASLKKHHFGFKVSDAILIPGESSLQRIAWNVSFFGALAALIILPLVKPVPYREIISFFPDGLWVTFQVTLLSIFFALILGILMVLSRMSRLPVLNLIASLYTEVIRGIPLLVQIFYIYYVVARLVQLPPIVSAVMAMAICYGAYIGEILRGGVQSIPRGQMEAAIALGLSRWQAIRLVVLPQMMKVVLPPVGNEFIALLKDSSLVSIIAVIDIFRRAREYASVKYYYFESYTMVALVYLVLTLFFSRLVTILEKRLHHGR; encoded by the coding sequence ATGGCTTCGCTAAAAAAGCATCATTTTGGTTTTAAAGTATCGGATGCTATTCTGATTCCAGGTGAATCCTCTCTCCAGAGGATTGCCTGGAATGTTTCTTTTTTTGGTGCGCTAGCGGCGCTTATTATTTTGCCACTCGTGAAGCCTGTTCCCTATAGGGAAATTATCTCTTTTTTTCCTGATGGTTTGTGGGTGACCTTTCAGGTAACGCTTCTTTCGATTTTTTTTGCGTTGATTCTGGGGATTCTGATGGTTTTGTCGAGGATGTCCAGGTTGCCCGTGCTTAATTTAATAGCTTCTCTCTATACCGAGGTTATCCGTGGTATTCCCCTGCTGGTGCAGATTTTTTATATCTATTATGTGGTAGCGCGACTTGTTCAACTTCCGCCTATTGTCTCTGCTGTTATGGCGATGGCTATCTGTTATGGAGCCTATATAGGGGAGATTCTTCGTGGCGGGGTACAGTCGATTCCCCGGGGACAGATGGAGGCGGCCATAGCGCTTGGTCTTTCTCGATGGCAGGCGATAAGGTTGGTTGTTCTCCCCCAGATGATGAAGGTGGTTCTTCCACCGGTAGGAAATGAGTTTATTGCTCTTTTGAAGGATTCTTCTCTTGTTTCTATTATTGCGGTGATAGATATCTTTCGAAGAGCGAGAGAATATGCTTCTGTGAAATACTACTATTTTGAGAGTTATACGATGGTAGCGCTGGTGTATCTTGTTCTTACACTTTTCTTCTCTCGGCTGGTTACTATCCTGGAAAAGAGGCTTCACCATGGCAGATAG
- a CDS encoding basic amino acid ABC transporter substrate-binding protein codes for MNRYALLVLAFVVALMVGCGASAKNKIVVASDATWPPMEYVDENKEIVGFDIDLIKAIAEKGGFEVEIRNTAWDGIFAGLANGSYDAVISSVTITEERKNQMDFSEPYINAGQVIVVKKGTKGTTLADFEGKKMGGQIGTTGVMEIQKNPKITLKTYDEIGLAIEDLYLGRIDGVVVDAPTAASFVLQNPKYKDALMIASEPFTEEYYGIAVRKGNKRVLDLINKGLAEVKKAGIDKELEKKWLR; via the coding sequence ATGAACAGATATGCTCTTTTGGTTTTGGCTTTTGTTGTGGCTTTGATGGTGGGATGTGGTGCCAGTGCAAAAAACAAAATTGTGGTAGCTTCGGATGCAACCTGGCCTCCCATGGAGTATGTGGATGAAAACAAAGAAATTGTAGGTTTTGATATCGATCTTATCAAAGCCATTGCTGAAAAAGGTGGTTTTGAAGTCGAGATCCGCAATACTGCCTGGGATGGAATCTTTGCAGGATTGGCGAATGGTTCATATGATGCGGTGATTTCTTCTGTCACGATTACCGAAGAACGCAAAAACCAGATGGACTTCTCTGAACCTTACATCAATGCTGGACAGGTGATTGTGGTGAAGAAGGGTACAAAAGGCACAACACTGGCTGATTTTGAAGGGAAAAAGATGGGTGGTCAGATCGGTACCACCGGGGTGATGGAAATCCAGAAAAACCCCAAGATCACGCTAAAAACCTACGATGAAATTGGGCTTGCTATCGAAGATCTCTATCTTGGACGTATTGATGGTGTTGTGGTGGATGCCCCCACAGCCGCCAGCTTTGTGTTGCAGAATCCAAAGTACAAGGATGCTCTTATGATAGCCAGCGAGCCGTTCACGGAAGAGTATTACGGTATCGCAGTACGAAAGGGCAATAAGCGTGTTCTTGATCTGATCAACAAGGGCTTGGCAGAGGTCAAGAAAGCAGGTATTGACAAGGAGCTTGAGAAGAAATGGCTTCGCTAA
- a CDS encoding integrase catalytic domain-containing protein: MLKQQIAIRTWAEWDENCPGFMEIDLVAHEGGNSRGDFAQTLNMVDVWSGWTELVAIKNKASKWVREAIEKVKGRLPFDLRGIDSDTGAEFINHPLRDWCEKHQIKFTRGRSSRSNDNCYVEQKNYSIVRQNVGYFRYDTDEEVYFLNQLYAYLRLYANFFQPVMKMTEKKRIGSKVQKKHDDIKTPYQRLLESSYVSEAQKERLTRLYKALDLFHLRQKITACQRKLFSLQKKKNVKNKNLEETVWNF; encoded by the coding sequence TTGTTAAAGCAACAAATAGCTATACGCACGTGGGCAGAGTGGGATGAAAATTGCCCTGGTTTTATGGAGATTGATCTGGTTGCCCATGAGGGAGGAAATAGCCGGGGAGATTTTGCTCAAACATTAAATATGGTGGATGTTTGGAGCGGTTGGACAGAGCTTGTGGCAATCAAAAACAAGGCTTCAAAATGGGTAAGAGAAGCCATAGAAAAAGTCAAAGGAAGACTTCCTTTTGATTTACGGGGAATTGATTCTGATACCGGTGCTGAATTTATTAATCATCCTCTACGCGATTGGTGTGAGAAGCACCAGATAAAATTTACAAGGGGAAGAAGCTCCCGTTCCAATGATAACTGCTACGTCGAGCAGAAAAACTATTCCATAGTTCGTCAGAATGTTGGGTACTTTCGCTACGATACCGACGAAGAAGTATACTTCTTGAACCAACTCTATGCGTATCTCAGGCTTTATGCCAACTTTTTTCAACCGGTTATGAAAATGACAGAGAAAAAGAGAATCGGAAGCAAGGTGCAAAAGAAGCATGATGATATTAAAACTCCCTACCAACGGCTTTTAGAAAGCTCTTATGTAAGTGAGGCACAAAAGGAACGCCTAACAAGGCTTTATAAGGCTCTCGATTTGTTTCACCTAAGACAAAAAATTACGGCTTGCCAGAGAAAACTTTTCAGCCTTCAAAAGAAAAAGAATGTAAAAAACAAAAATTTGGAGGAAACTGTATGGAATTTTTGA
- a CDS encoding helix-turn-helix domain-containing protein has protein sequence MREVITMTFKAQKRAKILEMVKNKKIKQKDAAIILGICRRQLIRIFKEYLSKGDEALNHKLIGKPGNHRISSDIKEKIMQIVRNNYKGFKPTFIAEKLYEEHHIKIGASTLRLWMMETGLWKKIRKTAKHRTRRPRKEHFGEMIQMDGSIHDWFGTGKEVCLMNMVDDATGTSYGLFDTGETTQVALQCLFDWIMKYGIPYSIYCDYKSLFYTKREATIEEQLAGKLPLTKFGEVCHRLGIEMIYAHSPQAKGAQRDGMGSIRTG, from the coding sequence ATGAGAGAGGTGATAACGATGACATTTAAAGCACAGAAGAGGGCAAAAATACTGGAGATGGTAAAGAACAAGAAAATCAAGCAGAAAGATGCTGCAATAATACTGGGGATTTGCAGAAGGCAACTTATTCGAATTTTTAAAGAATATTTATCAAAGGGTGATGAAGCCCTCAATCACAAATTAATAGGCAAACCGGGGAATCACAGAATTAGCAGTGATATCAAAGAGAAAATTATGCAGATAGTACGGAATAATTATAAAGGTTTTAAGCCGACATTTATAGCTGAAAAGCTTTATGAGGAACATCATATAAAAATAGGAGCATCAACGCTTCGTTTATGGATGATGGAAACAGGATTGTGGAAGAAAATAAGAAAAACTGCGAAACACCGTACCAGAAGGCCGAGAAAAGAGCATTTTGGAGAAATGATTCAAATGGACGGCAGCATTCACGACTGGTTTGGGACAGGCAAAGAAGTCTGTCTGATGAATATGGTGGATGATGCTACAGGCACATCTTACGGTCTTTTCGACACAGGAGAAACGACACAAGTAGCGCTGCAATGTTTGTTTGACTGGATAATGAAATACGGTATTCCTTATTCTATCTATTGTGATTATAAAAGCCTGTTCTATACGAAACGGGAAGCGACCATAGAAGAACAGCTTGCAGGGAAATTGCCTCTAACAAAGTTTGGAGAGGTCTGCCATAGGCTGGGGATAGAAATGATATATGCCCATAGTCCCCAGGCAAAAGGGGCGCAGAGAGATGGAATGGGATCCATCAGGACAGGTTAA
- a CDS encoding YncE family protein — protein sequence MTIRKNSARVGIALLFLLIIVINLAGCAGCSLLDGEVEPLEMKPFEPFSLKEHMLLFTETGDGGKINVIDTDTDEIVRRIVFREKDSEYGYADYAVKAGSKIAVLESGSPIREPNYIYIVYPEQVKCKVIELEEVNPYYMVYSPYSKKLLVQHGLGSYPSSVIDMEHDRLYKTFFLENFFYPKGGVGGDGRFYGQYATSFFAPYHIASLDIETRKITILGSNLSAGGGNSGWSDHEYLALVWASNFLYVPVHDSKQIRVYDTTTGKLSYSIEPTNSKGEELFPQGAVYYSPSNWLIVGGDEGKVNSCIAIIDLNTTNMVGYITNYKSRFKVNNHKVYVLDSGAHAIAVFSLTNGFKLVKKISY from the coding sequence ATGACCATCCGTAAGAATAGCGCCAGGGTAGGAATTGCCTTGCTCTTCCTTCTTATCATCGTTATCAACCTCGCGGGCTGTGCTGGGTGCTCGTTACTCGATGGGGAGGTAGAGCCTCTGGAGATGAAGCCCTTTGAACCCTTTTCTCTCAAGGAGCACATGCTCCTTTTCACAGAGACCGGCGACGGCGGAAAAATAAATGTGATTGATACTGATACAGACGAGATTGTTCGGAGGATCGTCTTCAGGGAGAAGGATAGTGAATATGGCTATGCTGACTATGCCGTGAAGGCTGGCAGTAAGATAGCCGTGCTGGAGAGTGGGAGCCCTATTCGGGAGCCGAATTATATCTATATCGTCTATCCAGAACAGGTGAAGTGTAAGGTGATTGAGCTGGAAGAAGTCAATCCTTACTACATGGTATATAGTCCCTACAGCAAGAAGCTTCTTGTCCAACATGGGTTGGGGAGCTACCCCTCTTCGGTGATTGATATGGAGCACGATCGTTTGTACAAGACCTTTTTTCTTGAGAACTTCTTCTACCCTAAGGGTGGGGTGGGGGGTGATGGTCGCTTCTACGGGCAATATGCCACAAGTTTTTTTGCTCCCTATCACATAGCGAGCCTGGATATTGAGACCAGAAAGATTACTATACTAGGGTCCAATCTTTCTGCAGGTGGTGGAAATAGTGGATGGAGTGACCATGAGTACCTTGCACTGGTTTGGGCGAGCAATTTCCTCTATGTCCCCGTACACGATTCCAAACAGATTAGGGTATATGATACAACCACAGGGAAACTGAGCTATAGTATTGAGCCTACAAACAGCAAAGGCGAAGAACTTTTTCCACAAGGGGCTGTTTATTATTCACCCTCAAATTGGTTGATTGTGGGAGGTGATGAGGGAAAAGTGAATAGCTGCATTGCTATCATTGACCTCAATACCACCAATATGGTGGGGTATATCACCAACTACAAATCGAGGTTTAAGGTCAACAACCACAAGGTGTATGTGCTGGATAGTGGGGCCCATGCCATAGCGGTCTTTAGCCTGACAAATGGCTTTAAGCTCGTGAAAAAGATATCGTATTGA